A window of Halobellus sp. LT62 contains these coding sequences:
- a CDS encoding DUF1850 domain-containing protein yields MNRTTITRRPLVSTLLAVAVVLAVAGVGVAATVPTEKVLVVEDVDTGEHYITQPVDDGSTIGLEYMHSVEKSRVYDEYRVSGQTLVNTRMEFESYGWGLPSGVEVENVNGTLVYDPEGPITELETLSISPGRIANHTLIVDEQRYDLVAETNANDVRMHIERQPLMDTLL; encoded by the coding sequence GTGAACCGAACGACGATCACCCGGCGTCCTCTCGTTTCGACACTGTTAGCGGTCGCTGTCGTGCTCGCCGTCGCGGGAGTCGGCGTAGCCGCGACGGTCCCGACGGAGAAGGTCCTCGTCGTCGAAGACGTCGACACGGGCGAACATTATATTACGCAACCCGTCGACGATGGGAGTACGATCGGGCTCGAATACATGCACAGCGTCGAGAAATCCCGCGTGTACGACGAATATCGGGTATCGGGACAGACGCTCGTGAACACGCGAATGGAGTTCGAGTCCTACGGCTGGGGGCTCCCGTCGGGAGTCGAGGTGGAGAACGTCAACGGGACGCTCGTGTACGATCCGGAGGGGCCGATAACCGAATTGGAGACGCTGTCGATCTCTCCGGGGCGGATCGCGAACCACACGCTGATCGTCGACGAACAGCGGTATGACTTGGTCGCCGAGACGAACGCAAACGACGTCCGGATGCATATCGAGCGGCAACCACTGATGGATACGCTCTTATGA
- a CDS encoding aminomethyl transferase family protein, producing the protein MSGDYDHPNHPSIDQSDRTLPRNLRQTGDPGIQMLVSTRVRKSPFFDKSFNEEGAWRCTVYNRIYHPRGLVEPEDGGAMAEYEALTNTVTLWDVAVERQIRVKGPDAEALTDYVITRDATEIESMHGKYVILCNEDGGILNDPILLRVSEDEFWFSISDSTLMQWLQGVNVGMDFDVEIDEIDVAPMQIQGPRSEDVMREVVGEEVSDIPYYGLMEAEINGASVLVSQTGFSGEKGFEIYVRDATETAERVWDPVLDTVKDHGGRQIAPGHHRRIAAGILSWGQDMDHETSPFQVNLGYQVPDDKDGDYIGKEELERQKELIEDGEYPFNLKLVGLKMAGEPIRDYAPDFWLISDPETGEECGYMTSPWWNPDLETNIGLGFVPADKLEDAAQATLDDEIYENDLDLEFEVHLPDEYAEEDGEPVFATVSEVPFKESVNPSAREQAKLGAKKRAQQNGD; encoded by the coding sequence ATGTCAGGGGACTACGATCATCCGAACCATCCGAGTATCGATCAATCCGATAGAACTCTCCCGCGGAATCTCCGCCAGACCGGCGACCCCGGGATCCAAATGCTGGTGTCGACTCGCGTTCGAAAGTCCCCCTTCTTCGATAAGTCGTTCAACGAGGAGGGAGCGTGGCGCTGTACGGTGTACAACCGGATCTACCACCCGCGCGGACTCGTCGAACCCGAAGACGGCGGTGCGATGGCCGAGTACGAGGCGCTGACGAATACAGTCACGCTGTGGGACGTCGCCGTCGAGCGACAGATCCGCGTGAAGGGACCTGACGCGGAGGCGCTCACCGACTACGTCATCACCCGCGATGCAACTGAAATCGAGTCGATGCACGGCAAGTACGTCATCCTCTGCAACGAGGACGGCGGCATCCTCAACGATCCGATCCTGCTGCGCGTTTCGGAGGACGAGTTCTGGTTCTCGATTTCGGACTCGACGCTGATGCAGTGGCTCCAGGGCGTCAACGTCGGAATGGACTTCGACGTCGAGATCGACGAGATCGACGTCGCCCCGATGCAGATCCAAGGCCCGCGCTCCGAGGACGTGATGCGGGAAGTCGTCGGCGAGGAAGTCTCCGATATCCCCTACTACGGTCTGATGGAAGCCGAGATCAACGGCGCGTCGGTGCTGGTGAGCCAGACCGGCTTCTCCGGAGAGAAGGGCTTCGAGATCTACGTGCGCGACGCGACCGAGACCGCAGAGCGCGTGTGGGATCCGGTGCTCGATACGGTCAAAGACCACGGCGGTCGACAGATCGCCCCAGGCCACCACCGGCGCATCGCCGCGGGGATCCTCTCGTGGGGTCAGGACATGGACCACGAGACCTCGCCGTTCCAAGTCAACCTCGGCTACCAAGTGCCGGACGACAAGGACGGCGATTACATCGGCAAGGAGGAGCTCGAACGGCAGAAGGAGCTCATCGAGGACGGCGAGTACCCATTCAACCTCAAACTGGTCGGCCTCAAGATGGCGGGCGAGCCGATCCGCGATTACGCCCCCGACTTCTGGCTCATCTCCGACCCCGAGACGGGCGAGGAGTGCGGTTACATGACGTCGCCGTGGTGGAACCCCGATCTGGAGACGAACATCGGTCTCGGCTTCGTCCCGGCCGACAAACTCGAAGACGCCGCGCAGGCCACGCTGGACGACGAGATCTACGAGAACGATCTCGACCTCGAATTCGAGGTGCACCTCCCCGACGAGTACGCCGAAGAGGATGGCGAACCGGTGTTCGCGACGGTCTCGGAAGTGCCGTTCAAGGAGTCGGTCAATCCGAGCGCACGCGAACAGGCGAAGCTCGGCGCGAAGAAGCGAGCCCAGCAGAACGGCGACTGA
- a CDS encoding helix-turn-helix domain-containing protein: MSITAKVHIEHEHLALVPTLQHLDGVSIRVITQGTTDPGTTYFPFLIEYDDHEALESMLEADVTVEGFELIDRTGNTAIYYIEHTPQTKLISSVVTRENGFLVHTETKDNGWLVHLLLPDRAALNAIWEYARENEIELDIIEIYSNEDAGGESSYGLTDEQREALQLAFSEGYFNEPRDTSLSEVADEMELSSTAMSGRLRRGMRNLIAATIADRE, translated from the coding sequence ATGTCGATTACAGCAAAGGTACACATCGAACACGAACACCTCGCCCTCGTTCCGACGCTGCAACACCTCGACGGCGTCAGTATTCGGGTGATTACGCAGGGGACGACCGATCCCGGGACGACGTACTTTCCGTTTTTAATCGAGTACGACGACCACGAGGCGCTCGAATCGATGCTCGAAGCCGACGTCACCGTCGAGGGGTTCGAGCTCATCGATCGAACCGGAAACACCGCGATCTACTACATCGAGCACACGCCGCAAACGAAGCTCATCAGTAGCGTCGTGACCCGAGAAAACGGGTTTCTCGTTCACACCGAAACGAAAGATAACGGGTGGCTAGTACACCTGTTGTTGCCCGATCGCGCCGCGCTCAACGCCATCTGGGAGTACGCCAGAGAAAACGAGATCGAACTCGATATCATCGAGATATACAGCAACGAGGACGCGGGCGGGGAGTCCTCCTACGGACTCACCGACGAACAGCGGGAGGCGTTACAGCTCGCCTTCTCGGAGGGGTACTTCAACGAACCGCGAGACACCTCTCTCAGCGAGGTCGCAGACGAGATGGAACTCTCCTCGACGGCGATGAGCGGGCGGCTCCGTCGCGGGATGCGAAATCTCATCGCGGCGACGATCGCCGATCGGGAGTAG
- a CDS encoding RimK family alpha-L-glutamate ligase, translated as MADTSVRVGVLSLHNSKETKAILNAVDALGHETEWLREENTVLRFGDGNARLSPDVDVIVNRLLLSNTEQPAEELGLAHTLAGVRPMLNAPNATARAAHKTAAAVALLNEGIRVPKTAMALSNTQLNQLREEFGEEAVYKTAIGTHGGGVWRVRAGDPLTASVGKRRAFLQEFIGRERDVPRDLRVYVVDEDVIGAMFRFAADSDWRTNVARGGRVENAGQSVSDDVLDIARRATSALGLDFAGVDMIGDGDVWYVLEVNPTAGFKGFYEATGRSPAPYIAKQAIDYAGGSVDDDRIAQLASTLDDSVPACKPVSAPDTSEGVMTIGFTERVVVSGSSGTKTVIAKSDTGAASTSIDLRLAAAIGAGPIHTTTRVRSGSSKRAKTRPVIDLVIGIGGEQYTVAANIEDRRHMTHPLLLGRDVLKHYRLDVSRRVEDHAEVLVEE; from the coding sequence ATGGCTGATACGTCCGTTCGAGTCGGCGTGTTGAGCCTCCACAACAGCAAGGAGACGAAGGCCATCTTGAACGCCGTCGACGCGCTCGGCCACGAGACGGAGTGGCTCCGCGAGGAGAACACCGTCCTCCGATTCGGAGACGGAAACGCCCGACTCAGCCCGGACGTCGACGTGATCGTGAATCGGCTCCTCCTCTCGAACACCGAGCAACCGGCCGAGGAGTTGGGGTTGGCGCACACGCTCGCCGGGGTCCGACCGATGCTGAACGCGCCAAACGCGACGGCGCGGGCGGCACACAAGACCGCCGCGGCGGTCGCCCTGCTCAACGAGGGCATTCGGGTTCCGAAGACTGCAATGGCACTCTCCAACACGCAGCTCAACCAGCTACGCGAGGAGTTCGGCGAGGAGGCCGTGTACAAGACCGCGATTGGCACGCACGGCGGCGGCGTCTGGCGAGTCCGCGCGGGCGATCCGCTCACCGCGAGCGTCGGCAAGCGGCGGGCCTTCCTGCAGGAATTCATCGGACGCGAACGAGACGTCCCGCGGGACCTCCGGGTGTACGTCGTCGACGAGGACGTGATCGGCGCGATGTTCCGGTTCGCCGCCGACAGCGACTGGCGGACGAACGTCGCCCGCGGCGGTCGCGTCGAGAACGCCGGTCAGTCGGTCTCCGACGACGTCCTCGACATCGCTCGACGAGCGACGTCGGCGTTGGGACTCGACTTCGCGGGCGTCGATATGATCGGCGACGGAGACGTATGGTACGTCTTAGAGGTCAATCCGACGGCCGGGTTCAAAGGTTTCTATGAGGCGACGGGACGGAGTCCGGCACCGTACATCGCAAAGCAGGCGATCGACTACGCCGGCGGCTCCGTCGACGACGACCGCATCGCACAGCTCGCCTCGACGCTGGACGATTCGGTCCCCGCGTGTAAGCCCGTCTCCGCTCCCGACACCTCCGAAGGCGTAATGACGATCGGATTCACCGAGCGCGTCGTCGTCAGCGGGAGCAGCGGGACGAAGACCGTGATCGCCAAATCGGATACTGGTGCGGCCAGTACGAGCATCGACCTCCGACTCGCCGCGGCGATCGGCGCGGGACCGATTCACACGACGACTCGCGTGCGGTCGGGGAGCTCGAAACGGGCCAAGACGCGACCGGTCATCGACCTCGTCATCGGTATCGGCGGCGAGCAGTACACCGTCGCGGCGAACATCGAAGACCGGCGGCATATGACCCATCCGCTGCTTCTCGGACGCGACGTTCTGAAGCACTACCGCCTCGACGTCAGCCGCCGAGTCGAAGACCACGCTGAGGTCCTCGTCGAGGAGTGA
- a CDS encoding TRAP transporter permease — MSTNNAADDEVDAEITREEAAELIEEIERRRSLKGLAALAVAVIGICFSLFQLALAARSFTFTIPIPIIDNIQVSIQLLQANAIHVAFALVLTFLMFPATMGEGFVARGLGRVDEAVEETVGSGNPVTSVVDRVRALFRWAFVDPNRNRVTPFDVLCMITAVLSAIYFLMEFPEIQDMRVFGLESGRPVTEIYTFLEPVLGGVPFISEYSYAMILGVVGVLLVLEATRRTLGLPLMLIVATFIVYARWGYLISTGTPFLGLLAIPELTWPDIVQNLWYNTENGVFGIPVTVSVSFIYIFILFGSFLEMSGAGQWFIDLAYSATGKRKGGPAKASILASGFMGTISGSSIANTVTTGAFTIPLMKRSGYSPEFSGAVESSASSGGQILPPVMGAAAFLMVQYTATPFREIIILATIPAIVFFFGVWVMVHLKAVQEGIGGLEETTPMREHLRTGWFYLVPIFLLLYYLIIERLSVSRSAWFTLVALVALIAFIAAYSKETRAFLLGSLAVIFGVELASYAITGTAVLGVLGGGGGASVPLETAFSVIGPRVGWYAMLASAITMLVHPRMESKVLALNPTVQKSATAAGETLDRDIGENQLFRVGTFVIKSMEEGARTAVPVVIAVAAAGIIPGVISVSGLGPNLTSLLLALSGGSIVVMLLVTAVASIILGMGMPTTVTYIILISMLATPLVEFGIPLLAAHLFILYFGVIADITPPVAVAAYAASGVAKSDPFETGVKAFSLSLNKAIVPFAFVLAPGIVLLRQKDNAAELPIREQYRVVNFADLAELSYSVPEILVPVIGVFLGVVALGATVIGTLYGHVNRLERTGFAVSSLLLMAPGLPSAAVFDLLGVFGVSVSVDALLLDLALRGIGFVLFVALVAKNKRESTSTRGRAEGISA, encoded by the coding sequence ATGAGTACGAACAACGCAGCAGACGACGAGGTCGACGCAGAGATCACCAGAGAGGAGGCGGCGGAGCTCATCGAAGAGATCGAACGGCGACGATCGCTGAAGGGGCTCGCCGCGCTCGCCGTCGCCGTTATCGGGATCTGCTTTTCGCTGTTTCAGTTGGCGCTGGCGGCGCGGAGTTTCACGTTTACGATTCCGATCCCGATCATCGACAACATCCAAGTGTCGATACAGCTCCTGCAGGCGAACGCGATCCACGTCGCGTTCGCGCTCGTTCTCACCTTCTTGATGTTCCCGGCGACGATGGGAGAGGGGTTCGTCGCGAGGGGGCTCGGACGTGTCGACGAGGCCGTCGAAGAGACGGTCGGTTCCGGGAATCCCGTCACGAGCGTCGTCGACCGGGTCCGCGCGCTGTTCCGCTGGGCGTTCGTCGATCCGAACCGCAACCGCGTCACGCCGTTCGACGTGCTCTGTATGATCACGGCGGTCCTCTCCGCGATTTACTTCCTGATGGAGTTCCCCGAAATCCAAGATATGCGGGTGTTCGGCCTCGAATCCGGGCGGCCGGTCACGGAGATCTACACGTTCCTCGAACCCGTACTCGGCGGCGTTCCCTTCATCAGCGAGTACTCCTACGCGATGATTTTGGGAGTCGTCGGCGTGCTCTTGGTCTTGGAGGCGACCCGTCGAACGCTCGGTCTGCCGCTGATGTTGATCGTCGCCACGTTCATCGTGTACGCCCGCTGGGGGTACCTGATCAGTACCGGCACGCCGTTCCTCGGCCTGCTCGCGATCCCGGAACTGACGTGGCCCGACATCGTCCAGAACCTGTGGTACAACACCGAAAACGGTGTTTTCGGGATTCCGGTCACGGTCTCCGTCAGCTTCATTTACATCTTCATCCTGTTCGGTTCGTTCCTCGAGATGAGCGGTGCCGGACAGTGGTTCATCGACCTCGCGTACTCCGCGACTGGGAAGCGAAAGGGCGGCCCCGCGAAGGCGAGTATTCTCGCGAGCGGCTTTATGGGGACGATCTCAGGGTCCTCGATCGCGAACACGGTGACGACGGGGGCGTTCACGATCCCGCTGATGAAGCGATCCGGATACTCCCCGGAATTCTCCGGTGCAGTGGAGTCGTCGGCGTCGTCGGGAGGACAGATCCTCCCGCCGGTGATGGGAGCCGCGGCGTTCCTGATGGTGCAGTACACCGCGACCCCGTTCCGCGAGATCATCATCCTCGCGACGATCCCCGCGATCGTGTTCTTCTTCGGCGTCTGGGTGATGGTCCATCTAAAGGCCGTCCAAGAGGGGATCGGGGGGCTCGAAGAGACGACGCCGATGCGAGAGCACCTGCGGACGGGGTGGTTCTACCTCGTGCCGATCTTCCTGCTCCTGTATTACCTCATCATCGAGCGGCTCTCGGTGTCTCGCTCCGCGTGGTTCACGCTCGTCGCGCTCGTCGCGCTCATCGCCTTCATCGCGGCGTACAGCAAGGAGACCCGCGCGTTTCTCCTCGGATCGCTCGCCGTTATCTTCGGCGTCGAGCTCGCGAGCTACGCCATCACCGGCACGGCCGTACTCGGAGTACTCGGCGGGGGCGGCGGGGCGAGCGTCCCGCTCGAAACGGCCTTCTCGGTCATCGGCCCCCGGGTCGGCTGGTACGCGATGCTCGCCAGTGCGATCACGATGCTCGTCCACCCCCGGATGGAGTCGAAGGTGCTAGCGCTGAATCCGACGGTGCAGAAGTCGGCCACGGCAGCCGGTGAGACTCTCGACCGCGACATCGGGGAGAACCAGCTGTTTCGTGTCGGGACGTTCGTGATCAAGTCGATGGAGGAGGGCGCGCGGACCGCCGTTCCCGTCGTGATCGCGGTCGCCGCCGCGGGCATCATCCCCGGCGTCATCAGCGTGTCGGGACTGGGACCGAACCTCACCTCGCTGCTCTTGGCGCTTTCGGGCGGCTCGATCGTGGTAATGCTCCTCGTGACCGCCGTCGCCAGCATCATCCTCGGGATGGGAATGCCCACGACCGTCACCTACATCATCCTGATCTCGATGCTCGCGACGCCGCTCGTCGAGTTCGGGATCCCGCTCTTGGCGGCGCACCTGTTCATCCTCTACTTCGGCGTCATTGCCGACATCACGCCGCCGGTCGCCGTCGCCGCCTACGCGGCCAGCGGGGTCGCGAAGTCCGATCCCTTCGAGACCGGCGTGAAGGCGTTCTCGCTCTCGTTGAACAAGGCGATCGTGCCCTTCGCGTTCGTTCTCGCTCCCGGGATCGTGCTGCTCCGACAGAAGGACAACGCCGCCGAGTTGCCGATCCGCGAACAGTACCGCGTCGTCAACTTCGCTGACCTGGCCGAACTGTCGTACTCGGTTCCGGAGATCCTCGTGCCCGTCATCGGCGTCTTCCTCGGCGTCGTCGCGCTCGGGGCGACGGTCATCGGAACGCTGTACGGGCACGTGAACCGCCTCGAACGGACCGGGTTCGCCGTCAGTTCGCTGCTGTTGATGGCTCCGGGGCTCCCGTCGGCCGCGGTGTTCGATCTCCTCGGCGTTTTCGGCGTCAGTGTCTCCGTCGACGCCCTCTTGCTCGATCTCGCGCTTCGGGGCATCGGCTTCGTCCTGTTCGTCGCGTTGGTTGCGAAGAACAAGCGGGAGTCGACGTCGACGCGAGGTCGAGCCGAGGGGATATCGGCGTAG
- a CDS encoding succinylglutamate desuccinylase/aspartoacylase family protein — protein MNYDSVTHTVSDRLLGHFPSGRDVSVTVHRYEGGDGPTVFVQAAQHGIELNGPAALRRVHDRLVDAEVAGTVVAVPVTNPLAFDHRSYLTPEAYDAFHSNFNRIWPGDADGSFQERLVANLWPLVEESDAAVDLHTGMPEMLEHVRFSRGDDDARALAAAFGTEYLLADDDLVDDDEFSGKFRLAAAQAGVPAITAELSNSRTVARPAVRSGVEGVWNVLRELDVVDEPVEPTSGQRVLSDDVPPVVAEQSGLFELRPDLAVSDTVAADEELGAVYDPSSFERLETITASGAGVLYSVSRGGVVVTGERIASIAADS, from the coding sequence ATGAACTACGACTCGGTGACGCACACGGTGTCCGATCGCCTGCTCGGACACTTCCCCTCGGGGCGCGACGTCTCCGTGACCGTCCACCGCTACGAGGGCGGCGACGGGCCGACGGTGTTCGTGCAGGCGGCCCAGCACGGCATCGAACTCAACGGGCCGGCGGCGCTCCGACGCGTCCACGACCGCCTCGTCGATGCCGAGGTCGCGGGGACGGTCGTCGCCGTCCCGGTCACGAACCCGCTCGCGTTCGACCACCGCTCGTATCTGACGCCGGAGGCCTACGACGCCTTTCACTCGAATTTCAACCGCATCTGGCCCGGCGACGCCGACGGCAGTTTCCAGGAGCGGTTGGTCGCGAACCTCTGGCCGCTCGTCGAGGAGAGCGACGCCGCGGTCGACCTCCACACCGGGATGCCGGAGATGCTCGAACACGTCCGGTTCAGCCGCGGCGACGACGACGCGCGGGCGCTCGCAGCGGCGTTCGGCACGGAATACCTCTTGGCCGACGACGACCTCGTCGACGACGACGAGTTCTCCGGGAAATTCCGACTCGCGGCCGCCCAAGCCGGCGTTCCGGCGATCACCGCTGAGCTCTCGAACAGCCGGACCGTGGCGCGCCCCGCCGTGCGCTCCGGCGTCGAGGGAGTCTGGAACGTCCTCCGCGAACTCGACGTCGTCGACGAACCGGTCGAGCCGACGTCGGGGCAGCGAGTTCTCTCCGACGACGTGCCGCCGGTCGTCGCCGAACAGTCGGGGCTCTTCGAGCTTCGCCCGGATCTCGCCGTCAGCGACACGGTCGCCGCCGACGAGGAACTCGGAGCCGTGTACGACCCGTCGTCGTTCGAGCGGTTGGAGACGATCACCGCGAGCGGGGCCGGCGTGCTCTACTCCGTCTCGCGGGGCGGCGTCGTCGTCACCGGCGAACGAATCGCGAGCATCGCCGCGGATTCGTAA
- a CDS encoding creatininase family protein gives MQLARETWTDAEESAAEVALLPVGSTEQHGPHAPLGTDTLDAEAVASAAAERYDDPVVVAPAVPVGIAEEHREFAGTLWTTESTFRAYVRDVIGSLASHGWDRVVVVNGHGGNIAALKEVTARIVRHDDAYAVPFTWFDEVGEHSSEMGHAGPLETSLLRHTNPDTVHEDRLDEAADGGSDGWGDWQGRVNLAVDSHEFTENGVVGDPRESSAELGEELLDRSAHALCALLDAVRDHDPSPRV, from the coding sequence ATGCAGTTAGCACGCGAGACGTGGACCGACGCCGAGGAGTCGGCGGCGGAGGTGGCGCTGCTACCCGTCGGGAGCACGGAACAGCACGGACCGCACGCGCCGCTCGGCACCGACACGCTCGACGCGGAGGCCGTCGCCAGTGCCGCCGCCGAGCGGTACGACGATCCCGTGGTCGTCGCGCCCGCGGTCCCGGTGGGGATCGCCGAGGAGCACCGGGAGTTCGCGGGGACGCTGTGGACGACGGAGTCGACTTTCCGCGCGTACGTCCGCGATGTGATCGGAAGCCTCGCCTCGCACGGCTGGGACCGCGTCGTCGTCGTGAACGGTCACGGCGGGAACATCGCGGCGCTGAAGGAGGTCACGGCGCGAATCGTCCGCCACGACGACGCCTACGCCGTTCCGTTCACGTGGTTCGACGAGGTCGGAGAGCACAGTTCGGAGATGGGTCACGCCGGACCGTTAGAGACGTCGCTGCTGCGCCATACGAACCCGGATACGGTCCACGAGGACCGACTCGACGAGGCCGCAGACGGCGGGAGCGACGGCTGGGGCGACTGGCAGGGCCGGGTCAACCTCGCCGTCGACTCCCACGAGTTCACCGAGAACGGGGTCGTCGGCGACCCGCGAGAGTCGAGCGCGGAACTCGGCGAGGAGTTGCTGGACCGGTCCGCTCACGCCCTCTGTGCGCTGCTCGATGCGGTTCGAGACCACGACCCGAGTCCGCGGGTGTAG
- a CDS encoding MOSC domain-containing protein, protein MPALERIRVYPVKGFDGVDVDAADVLDGGTIEGDREFAFFDADGTVLNGKRSALVHELTTDLDSDSGAFVVETPTGGTKRFDLSREHDRAEAWFGDYFDADLTLRRDVDRGFVDRREMGPSVVSTATLEAIATWFDELTVDGVRRRLRANVEISGVPAFWEDRFVGPDTPAFEVGDVRFEGVTSCGRCVVPGRDPDTGAVTPDFRERFVEKRRETFPEWADASAFEHFFTAMLIADVPEPDRGRRLRVGDLVTVSGAE, encoded by the coding sequence ATGCCAGCACTCGAACGCATCCGCGTGTATCCCGTCAAGGGGTTCGACGGGGTCGACGTCGACGCCGCCGACGTCCTCGACGGTGGCACGATCGAGGGCGACCGCGAGTTCGCCTTCTTCGACGCCGACGGAACCGTGCTCAACGGCAAGCGCTCGGCGCTCGTCCACGAACTCACGACCGACTTGGACTCGGACTCGGGCGCGTTCGTCGTCGAGACGCCGACGGGCGGGACGAAACGATTCGACCTCTCGCGGGAGCACGACCGGGCGGAAGCGTGGTTCGGCGACTACTTCGACGCCGACCTCACGCTCCGACGCGACGTCGACCGCGGATTCGTCGACCGTCGGGAAATGGGCCCCTCGGTCGTGAGCACGGCGACGCTGGAAGCGATCGCGACGTGGTTCGATGAACTGACCGTCGACGGCGTGCGCCGTCGACTCCGCGCCAACGTCGAGATCTCCGGCGTCCCGGCGTTCTGGGAGGATCGCTTCGTCGGCCCCGACACCCCGGCCTTCGAGGTCGGCGACGTCCGGTTCGAGGGAGTTACGTCCTGCGGTCGCTGCGTCGTTCCCGGTCGCGACCCAGATACCGGCGCTGTCACGCCCGACTTCCGGGAGCGGTTCGTCGAAAAGCGCCGCGAGACGTTCCCCGAGTGGGCCGACGCGTCCGCCTTCGAGCACTTCTTCACCGCGATGCTCATCGCCGACGTCCCAGAACCGGATCGCGGGCGTCGGCTCCGCGTCGGCGATCTCGTCACGGTGAGTGGAGCGGAGTGA
- a CDS encoding methylenetetrahydrofolate reductase, translated as MSVGTQRGGSDGVRELLTSVRFELMPFDSFEEELSHLPEGASVAITTSPQLGIDRTVEKSVAAAEAGYEVIPHIAARYIEGPDELDEICGRLREAGITDIFVPGGDREEPVGEFESAHDLLVALDDLDHEFEEVGITGYPEGHAFISDAELAEAMEKKAPYATYIVTQLCYDPETIVEWIEEIRDRGIDLPVEVGIPGVMKYEKLLGISRKVGVGDSVRFLRKTTGIVGFIKQFIGSRGRYKPDELVEGLAPYVGDDTYKLRGLHLYTFNQTPDLEEWRQRKLAE; from the coding sequence ATGTCAGTAGGCACACAGCGTGGAGGGTCAGACGGCGTCAGAGAGCTCTTGACCTCGGTGCGGTTCGAGTTGATGCCGTTCGACAGCTTCGAGGAGGAGCTATCGCACCTCCCGGAGGGGGCGAGCGTGGCGATTACCACCTCGCCGCAGTTGGGTATCGACCGCACCGTCGAGAAGAGCGTCGCGGCCGCGGAGGCCGGCTACGAGGTGATCCCGCACATCGCCGCGCGGTACATCGAGGGTCCCGACGAACTCGACGAGATCTGCGGGCGACTGCGGGAGGCGGGCATCACGGATATTTTCGTCCCCGGCGGCGACAGAGAAGAGCCGGTCGGCGAGTTCGAGTCCGCTCACGATCTGCTCGTCGCCTTAGACGACCTCGATCACGAGTTCGAGGAGGTCGGCATCACCGGCTACCCCGAGGGCCACGCGTTCATCTCCGACGCGGAGCTGGCGGAGGCGATGGAGAAGAAAGCGCCCTACGCGACGTACATCGTGACGCAACTGTGCTATGACCCCGAGACGATTGTCGAGTGGATCGAGGAGATCCGCGACCGCGGAATCGACCTCCCCGTCGAAGTCGGCATTCCGGGCGTGATGAAGTACGAGAAACTGTTGGGCATCTCTCGAAAGGTCGGCGTCGGCGACTCGGTGAGGTTCCTGCGGAAGACGACCGGCATCGTGGGGTTCATCAAACAGTTCATCGGCTCCCGCGGCCGGTACAAGCCGGACGAGTTGGTCGAGGGGCTCGCGCCCTACGTCGGCGACGACACGTACAAACTGCGGGGCTTACATCTGTACACGTTCAATCAGACGCCCGACCTCGAAGAGTGGCGACAGCGGAAACTGGCTGAGTAG